One segment of Candidatus Cloacimonadota bacterium DNA contains the following:
- a CDS encoding FtsQ-type POTRA domain-containing protein: protein MQENRTRKKEPVIRKALIMLVLCVSISGAGAYLLKFGVTKWSYLEMKDSEVTGTVHINSDLIHIALSVFKGENLYLLDDEIVRTTLLKNPRIQDVRLLRIFPNTLKVIIQERLPIAYLQTQNDEYYIIDEERVLLEKVNPPSTCNIPVFCDIDLNNLTPGQQCSDKNFKTLIDVYGIIKAKFPEFLACVNEFYMDDDDVVISENEGGVRFIIGDRDFDERLEKLVFAYQNYVVATYSEIDVRFSDPIHELVILR, encoded by the coding sequence ATGCAGGAAAATAGAACACGAAAAAAGGAACCGGTCATCAGAAAGGCACTTATCATGCTTGTGCTTTGCGTAAGTATCTCAGGAGCAGGAGCTTACCTGTTGAAATTTGGTGTCACAAAATGGTCATATCTTGAGATGAAGGATAGTGAAGTTACCGGAACTGTTCATATAAATTCCGATCTCATTCATATTGCTCTTTCAGTTTTCAAAGGTGAAAATTTGTATCTTCTGGATGATGAGATTGTTCGTACCACATTATTGAAAAATCCTCGTATACAGGATGTCAGGTTGCTCAGAATCTTTCCGAATACGTTGAAAGTCATTATTCAGGAACGTTTGCCAATAGCATATCTTCAAACACAAAATGATGAATACTATATTATAGATGAAGAGCGTGTTTTACTTGAGAAAGTCAATCCACCTTCAACGTGTAATATACCAGTCTTTTGTGATATTGATTTAAATAATTTGACACCGGGGCAGCAATGTAGTGATAAAAACTTCAAAACGCTTATTGATGTTTACGGCATCATAAAAGCAAAATTTCCCGAATTCCTCGCATGTGTGAATGAGTTTTATATGGATGATGACGATGTCGTCATCTCTGAAAACGAAGGAGGAGTTCGATTTATCATAGGAGATCGTGATTTTGATGAACGGCTTGAGAAACTGGTTTTTGCTTACCAAAATTATGTCGTGGCAACATATTCTGAGATCGATGTCAGGTTCTCCGATCCAATACATGAATTGGTGATTTTACGATAA
- the ftsA gene encoding cell division protein FtsA: MARQQVVTALDIGTTKICCIIAVIDKNNQLKISGIGETKSEGLSHGMIRNIRAASESIDTAVRTAEKMAGIDAENIIVGVAGELIHSFVRHGIANIISKSKYTEEINEFEVTDTEIENVKKDAIKNAPLTSDQKLIHVEPQYFMIDSITGIIDPIGMTGHRLEADVHFVTADMSYLNSIYRSVQLLGLNVKDVVLQPIASAMAVLNDDEVELGAVLVDIGGGTTDVSIYYKNSLRFTCIIPFGGENITSDLSVGLRTPNAEAEKIKIDFGYAIPENVDDDSKIEIPGIGGYPSTFRTKKLIAEIINPRMQEIAKLVYNNVVKSKYLEMITAGISICGGTANLKSTNQLFSQVFHEIPTKTGYPSFKGIYGDTETLSNPKYATAVGLLYWGVKNYKNEPLAPGKGSVFDRLLKRVKKWFEIQSFT, translated from the coding sequence ATGGCAAGACAGCAAGTAGTAACAGCATTGGATATCGGTACAACAAAGATTTGTTGTATCATTGCAGTGATAGACAAAAATAATCAGTTGAAAATCTCTGGTATTGGTGAAACAAAATCCGAGGGATTATCACACGGTATGATCCGTAATATCAGAGCTGCTTCAGAATCCATTGATACTGCTGTGCGTACTGCTGAAAAAATGGCAGGCATTGATGCGGAAAATATCATTGTCGGTGTGGCTGGTGAACTTATTCACAGCTTTGTACGCCACGGGATAGCAAATATCATCAGCAAGAGTAAATACACAGAAGAAATCAATGAATTTGAAGTAACAGACACTGAAATTGAAAATGTAAAAAAAGATGCCATCAAGAATGCACCTTTGACAAGTGATCAAAAACTCATTCACGTTGAGCCGCAATATTTTATGATCGACAGTATAACCGGTATCATCGATCCGATCGGTATGACGGGACACCGCCTGGAAGCTGATGTTCATTTCGTCACAGCAGATATGAGTTACCTTAACAGCATATACCGCAGCGTACAGCTGCTCGGTTTGAACGTTAAAGATGTCGTCCTTCAACCGATTGCATCTGCAATGGCTGTTCTCAACGACGATGAGGTCGAGCTTGGTGCAGTGCTTGTTGATATTGGCGGTGGCACAACCGATGTTTCGATCTATTATAAGAACAGTTTGCGATTCACCTGCATTATTCCTTTCGGCGGAGAAAATATTACATCGGATCTTTCTGTTGGACTTCGGACTCCAAATGCAGAAGCCGAGAAGATAAAAATCGATTTTGGATATGCAATCCCTGAAAATGTTGATGATGATTCAAAGATCGAAATCCCAGGTATAGGAGGTTATCCATCGACCTTTCGTACAAAGAAACTTATTGCTGAGATCATCAATCCGCGAATGCAGGAGATAGCGAAGCTGGTATATAACAATGTAGTAAAGAGCAAATACCTTGAAATGATCACTGCCGGTATCTCTATATGTGGAGGAACTGCTAATTTAAAAAGTACAAATCAGCTCTTTTCCCAGGTATTTCATGAAATTCCAACTAAAACCGGATATCCATCATTCAAAGGTATTTATGGTGATACAGAAACGCTTTCGAATCCCAAGTATGCAACCGCGGTCGGTTTGCTGTATTGGGGTGTTAAGAATTATAAAAATGAACCACTTGCTCCTGGAAAAGGTTCGGTTTTTGATCGTCTTTTAAAACGAGTTAAAAAATGGTTCGAAATACAAAGCTTTACATAA
- the murB gene encoding UDP-N-acetylmuramate dehydrogenase, whose product MINIFDTFIKTNNLNCIKTKVNSKDLTTIKCGGEVDYLAEPENIDELSVLFQFICSNNIPYKILGNGSNVLISDMGFNGVFFSLKNLPYSIEQHENTLTVVANIECINLQKKCILEGLSGLEFLSGIPGTVGGLIAMNAGAFDHDISEVLVSLKVLNDQGNEVKYVKDDIDFSYRKTSLSISKFIITEGTFRVKKENMHIVKQRSDEYMSRRRSSNLWQVPTFGSTFKNGSDYYAGELIEKCGLKGFSIGDAYISNDHANFIINKRNASAEDVYLLIQKMKNDVKKKFNKDLELEVKLWGDFSYAGK is encoded by the coding sequence ATGATTAATATTTTCGATACCTTTATCAAAACCAATAACTTAAATTGCATAAAAACAAAGGTTAACAGTAAAGATCTGACTACCATAAAGTGCGGTGGTGAAGTAGATTATCTTGCGGAACCAGAAAATATTGATGAACTTTCTGTTCTTTTTCAGTTTATCTGCAGCAATAACATTCCTTACAAAATTCTCGGTAATGGTTCGAATGTATTGATCTCTGATATGGGATTTAATGGCGTGTTCTTCTCCCTAAAAAATCTGCCATATTCCATTGAACAGCATGAAAATACATTAACTGTTGTAGCAAATATAGAATGTATCAATCTACAAAAAAAATGCATTCTCGAAGGACTCAGTGGACTTGAATTCCTGAGCGGTATTCCCGGTACTGTTGGAGGTCTCATCGCGATGAATGCAGGAGCGTTTGACCATGATATTTCCGAAGTTCTTGTATCTCTAAAAGTTCTGAATGACCAAGGAAATGAAGTAAAATACGTAAAAGATGATATAGATTTTTCATACAGAAAAACATCGCTTTCTATTTCCAAATTCATCATTACTGAAGGCACATTTCGTGTGAAAAAAGAGAATATGCACATTGTAAAGCAGCGTAGTGATGAGTACATGTCGAGAAGAAGATCATCAAATTTATGGCAAGTGCCAACATTTGGCTCTACATTCAAGAATGGTTCAGATTATTATGCTGGTGAACTCATCGAGAAATGCGGATTAAAAGGATTTTCCATTGGGGATGCATATATTTCAAATGATCATGCGAACTTCATAATAAACAAGCGTAACGCTTCAGCAGAAGATGTATATCTTCTTATTCAAAAAATGAAGAATGATGTGAAAAAGAAATTTAATAAAGACCTTGAATTAGAGGTCAAGCTATGGGGAGATTTTTCATATGCAGGAAAATAG